A section of the Citrobacter farmeri genome encodes:
- the serC gene encoding 3-phosphoserine/phosphohydroxythreonine transaminase, translated as MAQVFNFSSGPAMLPADVLKLAQKDLCDWNGLGTSVMEVSHRGKEFIQVAQEAEQDFRDLLNIPSNYKVLFCHGGGRGQFSAIPLNILGDKTTADYVDAGYWAASAVKEAKKYCTPNVIDAKVSVDGLRGVKPMSEWQLSDDAAYLHYCPNETIDGIAINETPNFGADVVVTADFSSTILSGPLDVSRYGIIYAGAQKNIGPAGLTLVIVREDLLGKANVACPSILDYAVLNDNDSMFNTPPTFAWYLSGLVFKWLKANGGVAAMDKINQQKAELLYGVIDNSDFYRNDVAKANRSRMNVPFQLADSALDKIFLEESFAAGLHALKGHRVVGGMRASIYNAMPLEGVKALAEFMTDFERRRG; from the coding sequence ATGGCTCAGGTCTTCAATTTTAGTTCAGGTCCGGCAATGCTACCGGCAGACGTACTCAAACTGGCTCAAAAGGATCTTTGTGACTGGAACGGTCTTGGTACGTCCGTCATGGAAGTGAGCCACCGCGGAAAAGAGTTCATCCAGGTCGCGCAAGAAGCGGAGCAGGATTTTCGCGATCTGTTAAATATCCCCTCCAACTACAAAGTGCTGTTTTGTCACGGCGGTGGTCGCGGCCAGTTTTCTGCGATTCCACTTAACATTCTGGGCGACAAAACCACGGCTGATTACGTTGATGCCGGCTACTGGGCTGCCAGCGCCGTTAAAGAAGCGAAAAAATACTGCACGCCGAATGTGATTGATGCCAAAGTCTCGGTCGATGGCCTACGCGGCGTGAAGCCGATGAGCGAGTGGCAGCTTTCTGATGATGCGGCTTATCTGCATTACTGCCCGAACGAAACCATTGATGGCATCGCGATTAACGAAACGCCCAATTTTGGTGCCGATGTGGTGGTGACCGCCGATTTCTCCTCGACCATTCTTTCTGGGCCGCTGGATGTTTCTCGCTACGGCATTATTTACGCGGGTGCGCAGAAGAACATTGGCCCGGCGGGGCTGACGCTGGTCATCGTACGCGAAGATTTACTGGGTAAAGCGAATGTGGCATGCCCGTCGATCCTCGATTACGCCGTCCTGAACGACAATGACTCCATGTTCAACACGCCACCGACTTTCGCCTGGTACCTTTCTGGCCTGGTGTTCAAATGGCTAAAAGCCAATGGCGGCGTGGCCGCGATGGATAAAATCAATCAGCAAAAGGCAGAACTGCTGTATGGCGTGATTGATAACAGCGACTTCTATCGTAACGATGTGGCGAAAGCGAACCGTTCACGTATGAACGTGCCGTTCCAGTTGGCTGACAGCGCGCTGGATAAGATCTTCCTGGAAGAATCGTTTGCCGCCGGTCTGCATGCGCTGAAAGGCCATCGCGTCGTCGGCGGTATGCGCGCTTCTATCTATAACGCGATGCCGTTGGAAGGAGTAAAAGCGCTTGCCGAGTTCATGACCGATTTCGAGCGTCGCCGCGGCTAA